A region of Pseudorasbora parva isolate DD20220531a chromosome 14, ASM2467924v1, whole genome shotgun sequence DNA encodes the following proteins:
- the LOC137040752 gene encoding uncharacterized protein — MDVQEMSAVIFVATLCTEKKVKKRAKRTWMKSWVGRCGQYGLYRLQRELEKEDSFGFRKMLRMDHEEFNILLGTVEPLIAKQNTKMRRAITARERLSLTLRFLATGESYKSLSFQYRMGACTISRTVTETTEALHQELKEEYLKTPKTEKEWQTIAASFQQKWQFPNCLGALDGKHIFIQPPANSGSTFHNYKGRFSVLMMAVVDASYKFLYVSVGAQGRIADAGLFAHSDFRQALDQGLLHIPPPQPLPNSEVFVPFMFIGDDAYPLRADLMKPYSHRHTERQERIFNYRLSRARRVVENAFGILANRWRLFRTTIPLHPNNVGKITLAAVCLHNFLSEGHSEAYTPPGTG, encoded by the exons atggATGTGCAGGAGATGAGCGCGGTAATTTTTGTAGCGACTCTGTGCACTGagaaaaaagtgaaaaaaagaGCCAAACGCACTTGGATGAAGTCTTGGGTGGGTAGATGTGGCCAGTATGGTCTCTACAGATTACAGCGGGAGTTAGAG AAAGAGGACAGCTTCGGATTCAGAAAAATGCTAAGAATGGACCATGAGGAATTTAACATCCTTCTTGGTACGGTTGAACCTCTAATCGCAAAACAGAATACGAAAATGAGACGGGCCATCACTGCCAGAGAAAGGTTGTCATTAACCCTTCGCTTTTTAGCAACAG GTGAAAGCTACAAATCATTAAGCTTTCAGTACAGAATGGGGGCTTGCACAATCTCTAGGACTGTTACAGAAACGACAGAAGCATTGCACCAAGAACTGAAAGAAGAGTACCTAAAG aCACCAAAAACTGAGAAGGAATGGCAAACAATTGCCGCTTCATTCCAGCAAAAATGGCAGTTTCCGAACTGTTTGGGTGCCCTGGATGGGAAACATATATTTATTCAGCCACCAGCAAACAGTGGGAGTACATTTCATAATTATAAAGGCAGATTCTCAGTTTTGATGATGGCAGTGGTGGACGCCAGCTACAAGTTTCTGTATGTGAGTGTTGGTGCTCAGGGCAGGATAGCAGATGCAGGACTTTTTGCCCACTCTGACTTCAGACAAGCACTTGACCAGGGACTCCTCCACATCCCACCTCCACAGCCACTGCCAAACTCAGAAGTCTTTGTACCTTTCATGTTTATAGGAGATGATGCGTATCCTTTACGTGCAGACCTAATGAAACCATACTCTCACAGGCACACGGAGCGTCAGGAGAGGATCTTTAATTACAGACTATCACGTGCGCGTCGTGTTGTTGAAAATGCCTTTGGCATTCTGGCCAATAGGTGGAGGCTATTTCGCACCACTATCCCTCTTCATCCAAACAATGTAGGAAAAATCACATTGGCAGCCGTCTGCCTCCATAACTTCCTCAGCGAAGGACACTCTGAGGCATACACCCCCCCCGGGACTGGCTGA